From a single Halorussus limi genomic region:
- a CDS encoding HalOD1 output domain-containing protein — protein MNWDTEDFTERAPSLDRDGRAAYRIVSNGLDVSTAVIEAVTEVADCDRLADECILYDVVDPDALNRLFENRSGGTAGATGRIVFELNRCRVEVRADGNHVVYEPDNSGDSSASTAQSA, from the coding sequence ATGAACTGGGATACCGAGGACTTCACGGAGCGTGCGCCGTCGCTCGACCGAGACGGGCGCGCGGCGTATCGGATAGTATCGAACGGGTTAGACGTCAGCACCGCGGTTATCGAGGCCGTGACCGAGGTGGCGGACTGCGACCGCCTCGCCGACGAGTGCATCCTGTACGACGTGGTGGACCCGGACGCGCTGAACCGCCTGTTCGAGAACCGGAGCGGCGGAACGGCGGGTGCGACCGGACGAATCGTCTTCGAACTCAACCGCTGTCGGGTCGAAGTGCGCGCGGACGGCAACCACGTCGTTTACGAACCCGACAACTCCGGCGACTCGTCGGCGTCCACCGCGCAGTCGGCGTGA